The following is a genomic window from Meriones unguiculatus strain TT.TT164.6M chromosome 7, Bangor_MerUng_6.1, whole genome shotgun sequence.
TTGGGAGTCAggcctctccctctcccattgATATCATGGTCTTCTCTAACCTTGAAAATGACAGCCATCTAATAGCTGTTTTTTCTTAGCCATTTACTATTCTGAAAACTTCATTAACTCTTGGCTTCTCTGTGTAGGACCCTTGAATATCTGTGAGGAAATGACTATCCTGCATGGGGGCTTCTTGATGGCTGAGCAGCTGTTCCACCCCAAAGCACTGGTACAGTTGACAAAGTCTGACTGGGAACATGTCGGGAGGCCCATTGTGGAGGCCttgaaggagatctcctcagccACAGCACATTCCCAGCCATTTGCCTGGAAGAAGAAAGCACTGATCATCATCTGGGCCAAGGTCCTTCAGCCCTGCCCTGTCAGCCCTTCTGACACGGACACTCGGTGGCAGGAAGATGTGTTTTTCTCCGTGGGCAACATGATCCCTAACATCAACCGTACAGTCCTTTTTGAGCTGCTCAAGTCTCTGGAAGCTTCTGGGCTCTTCATTCAGCTCCTGATGGCCCTGCCCACCACCATCTGCCGCTCAGAACTACAGAGCTTTCTGGAGCACATGACTGTTGACACTTCTTCCAAGGATGTGGCCTTCTTCCTGGATGTCTGGTGGGAAATGATGAAGCACAAGGGCGATGAGCAGGACCCTTTGCTTTCCCAGTTCAGGACGATGGCTCATAAATACTTGCCGTCTTCAGATGAGTTTTCCCACCCTCCAAAGAGGTTTAAGTCTGACCCAGATGTAGGTCCCACCATGCCACTTTTGGCCATGCTGCTTAATGGGCTGAAGCAGATCCAGAAGAGAATCCTGTGCCTCGGGATGAAGTGCTGCGCATTAGCTAACTTGGCTGACATGCTGAGTGTGTTTGCACTGATGGAGGATGACCCCCAGGAGGTGTCTGCCACCGTGTACCTAGACAAGCTAGCCACAGTGATCTCTGTGTGGAATTCAGACACCCAGAACCCGTACCATAAACAGGCCCTGGCAGACAAGGTCAAGGAGGCAGAGCGGGACGTGAGCCTCACCTCATTGGCCAAACTCCCTAGCGAGACTGTTTTCATGGGGTTTGAGCTGATGCACAACTTGCTGCAGGAGTGGGGTGCAGAACTGCAGAGCATGCTCAACAGTAGTCAGGGGACAAATTATGATACCTACCGGCTGTGTGACAGTCTGACTTCCTTTAGCCAGAACTTGAAGCTCTACCTGGATACTGCCAGCATGTCCAAGGAGGAGAGGCAGGTAGTCTCTGAACTGGCTGAGTGTGTCAGGGACTTCCTGAGGAAGACCAGCAGAGTACTGAGTGACAAGGGCCTTGAGGACATCACTGCGGCCATTGCCATGGCCATCATTGAACGGAAGATGGACCGGCACATGGAAATGTGCTACATTTTTGCCTCTGAGAAGAAGTGGGCCTTTTCAGATGAGTGGGTCGCCTGTCTGGTCAACAATAGGTCTCTGTTCAGAGAACCAGACTTGGTCTTAAGTCTGCTGGAAACGATAATGGAAGTCATCAATTCTAACAGGGTTATCCCCCATTCTCAGATCAAGCAGGTGATCTGCTTGACCCTGGAATGCTACGCAGAACTCTCCCTACCAGACAAAAATAAAGTCCTTTCTGGCATCCTGCAGTGCTGGGGGCCAAAGGGCCTCTCAGACACACTGTCTGTTTACTTGGAGGGTTTTCAGGAAGACCTCAACACAGCGTTCAACCAGCTCGCACAGAGCACCTCTGAACAGGGCCTGGCTAAAGCAGTGGCCTCCGTGGCCCGCCTGGTGATCCTGAACCCGGAAGTTGTGGTGAAAAAGATGTGCAGCACAGCTGTGATCAATCTTGGCACACACAGGTTCCTGGCTCAGATACTCACTGCCTTCCCTGCCCTGAAGTCCACAGAAGAACAAGGGCCAAATCCACACACCAGTTTCATGGTGTCCTGCCTCAAAGAAACTGTCTGGACAAAGTTCTCCACACCCAAAGAAGAGAAGCAGTTTCTAGAGCTGGTGAGCTGCCTGATGAACCCTGTGAAACCACAGGGGATTCCagttgctgctcttctggagccAGATGAGGTACTGAAGGAGTTTGTCTTGCCGTTCTTGATGCTGGACATGGAGGAGGTGGGCCTGAGCCTGAAGCTTTTCGTCCAGACCCTTGAAACCAATGCGGGCTTGGAAGAGTACTGGCTGCAAACCTGCTCCCCATTCCCACTGCTCTTTAGCTTGTGCCGCCTCCTGGACAGCTTCAGCAAGTTCTGGCAGCTCCCCCGGGAGAAGCGCTACCTCACTCTGGACAGCAAGGATCTTGTGACCCACATCCTGGAGCTCCTCTGTGAGATTGTGCTAGCCAACACAGAGACCTTCTCCCCAGACACCTGGGCCAAGTCCCTGTCCTGGCTCCACCGCAAATTAGACCAGCTAGACTGGACTGTAGGCCTGAGACTGAAGAGCTTCTTTGAAGGCCACTTCAAATGTGAAGTGCCGGCCACCCTTTTTGAGATCTGTAAGCTCTCTGAGGCTCAGTGGACCTCACGGGCCCACGAAGGGTATGGGTCCGGCACAGGGCTGCTTGCCTGGATGGAGTGCTGCTCCATCTCCAGCAGTGTCTCTGAACAAATGCTTTCCCTCCTGGTGGTGGATGTGGGCAACCCTGAGGAGGTCAGGTTGTTTAGCAAGGGCTTTCTGGTGGCCCTGGTTCAGGTCATGCCTTGGTGCAGCCCCCAGGAATGGCATTACCTTCAGCAGCTGACCAGGAAGCTGTTAGAGAAGCAGCTCCTTCATGTCCCCTACAGCCTAGAATATATTCAATTTGTTCCCCTGCTCAACTTGAAGCCTTTTGCCCAGGAACTTCAGCTCTCAGTTCTCTCTTTGAGATCTTTCCAGTTTCTCTGCAGCCAGAGCTGTTGTAACTGGCTTCCTATAGACGGTTGGAGCCATGTGGTCAAACTCATCTGTAGCAGTCTGACCAGTGTACTGGATGCAGTCAGGTTGATACAGTCAGTGGGTCCCTGGGCCAAGGGGCAAGAAGGGGATCTGACTCAGGAAACCTTGTTTGTCTATACCCAGATGTTCTGTCATGTTCTGCATATCATGGCCATGCTCCCTCAGGAGGTCTGTGAGCCCCTTTATGTGCTGGCCTTGGAAATCCTTACTTGCTATGAAACCCTAAGCAAGACTAACCCTTCTGTCAGCTCCTTGCTCCAAAAGGTAGATGAGCAGCGCTTCCTAAAGTCTATCGCCAAGAACATCAGCTCAGAGGATCGTCGTCAAACCCTGCTACAGAAGATCAGCAACTTCTGACCTTTGGAGGGCAAGAAAAAGCAGTACCTCCAACATGGTGTTTCTGCAGGGCCTAGAGTTGAGAACAAACCTTACAGTTCTGTGAGAATGCACACACAATGAAAGGAATACATTACAAGAAGAGtataaagaaaatagttttagATGTTTATCATATACTACTACAATAAAATGCTTTTGGGTTTAATCTTGCCTTTCTCAGAAGTCAACTTAAATATGCTCCAAAGTTAGGTCTAGGTAGTCTTAAGATCAGGTCAAGCCAGTAGGGCAAGTGTGGGAGTACATAGCTGTATCACCAGCCTTCAGGAGGCTCAGGCAGAGGCTAGCAGCCCCGACTACGCAGTAAGAGccgaaagttaaaaaaaaaaacaacaagcccAGCTGGGGAGGAACATGTTTGTAACTGAAATTCTCCACCTAGGTTTGGCAGTAAGCCCAAAGGTGGAGCTAccttttaggaaaaaaagaaaaattacattattttcagCCAGGTTTGGGAGTACCACATCCCTATGACCTCAACCTTTGGGTGGCTAAGTAGAAGGcttaattcaaggccagccttggctgctAGCAAGCATTTtagtatttcatctttttttccaaGGTTATCTCAAAAAGGGCACATGTGAAGAGGGGCTCATTCAGCACTGGTTCTGCCTTGTGTGCCAACAAAGGACTGAACCAAAACACTGTTAAGCAGGCAGTGACCATCCACGCAGTACACCCAGGAGAGGCTGTGTAAGCCAGGGGCTGGGAACAGCTGATACCCTCGGAGGGTGGGGTTGTCTTGGTTTTGATGAATGAGTGGCATGGGCAGCACTGTGTGCAGAAGcataaaaatgaaagcataagGTTTCTAGGTTAGTATTACACAACTCTTAGTATTGGttagggagaggagagaaaagatcccATCACCTGCATATCCACACCCTCATTTGAAGTTTACTACTCGGGTGCTCTTCTCCCAGCTAGTAGAAGCTGTTCCGTGGTCAACAGGCAGGCTTCTACCCTCCTAACCGGTACTTACCAGAGGAAGACAGGCACACGTTACACGTGAACACTGAGCTTGAGCTCGGCATCGTCCTCTAGCCTTTGGGACTTTGAATCAACATGTTGGACTAAGGTATGAGTAAGACCTGCCTGGAGGCCACACAGCATGTTTGAGGAAGTCGGCACCAACGCACTTAACGTGTAGAGAGTTTAGTGCAATTTAATCACTTGTGGATACACTGacagtaaacaaaagaaaaaacacaaaaccatttttgttttttaaatggcaCCTATTAAAGACTGAAACTCAAAATCTGAGACATAACCATCCAGTCCTTTAGAAGTACATGCACGGTGGACTATAAGGCACTTGTAGTGTTTCCGCTGCTACCTGAAGTGGCAGCAGGTCCTCAAACCCAGCCTGTGGTGGGGGACGGTCAGTGCCACACCACATCCTACTGCACACAGCTAACGGCATTGGTCCACAAGGCATGCTCCAGCCAGCCTGGCTGCCCCTGCTCCCTAGCCTTCCGTGACTAAATGTCTGTTCATTCAACACGGAAATGAGTCTGTTAACGAGGAAGCGCTGGCGGCACTGGCCTACGTGAGACCTCGGGTCGGAGTACAGACATCTGTATCCACTCTGTATGAGAGTGGTGGCGAGGTGACCCAGTAAACCTCTACAGAAGCCATCACTTCACTTTGTTCCTGGAGTTTTAGGCCAGTTTCCAATGTGTGGACACAGAGAAAACTGGGTATGAGAGGCCATGCTGAAGAGAGTGGTGGCGAGGTGACCCAATAAACCTCTACAGAAGCCATCACTTCACTTTGTTCCTGGAGTTTTAGGCCAGTTTCCAATGTGTGGACACAGAGAAAACTGGGTATGAGAGGCCATGCTGAAGAGAGTGGTGGCGAGGTGACCCAATAAACCTCTACAGAAGCCATCACTTCACTTTGTTCCTGGAGTTTTAGGCCAGTTTCCAATGTGTGGACACAGAGAAAACTGGGTATGAGAGGCCATGCTGAAAAGAGAATAGTGTTGGTGACTGCTTGCAACAAGCTCACAAGTTTGATACTGGTCTATACCAAGTCAGCCGGCAAAGGTAGTGAGTGGCCTCTGCCGGCCTCCTGACCTCAAGTGCTTCAGGTTCTCAGCCCTGCGTCTTGCCCATTGTCGGTGAGCCCTTCTGCCTAGAAGTCAGTAGGCACGAGAATTCATTGTTGATGTGCAGATGAGAGGACTAGGGCTGTCTAGTAAACCGTAAAAGACACACCCACAATGTCGTTCCTAGTGTTGGAAAAATGACCCTGTTTCAAGAACCAAGTTGTCATTTGCTTCTGGCCCAGTACTACGGGTGTTGCCCTGAGTGGGTGGAGACGGGGAGAGTAGTGCTCACCTCCCAGAACTCTTGTCATAGGCCCGAGGAAGGCTCCTCAGGCTTGTGTTAAAACTATTTGACAGGATCCAAGTTGTCACCGGGTGGGAGAAGTGCTTTTGCAAAAGGAGCAGGTTAGGAGGGGGAGGTAAcggggatttttaaaaagaaaatctcaaatcCAGAGGCTTATCAATATCCAGAAGGCAGAGACTACCCCAGGCACGATTTGGTCCTTGGAATACTGAGTAGAGGAGGCAGCTAGTGTGTCTGACCTGAGAGTAGTTAACCATCCTTTCTGACTTTGGCAGTGTCAAAGAGCCGGGCTGCCTTCTTGCACAGCAGTGAGAACCAGTAGAGCTGGGGAGAGATGAGGATGGCGTTGGCCATGTTGCAGTGTAAAGGGATATTAAATGGCACTCGGAGCAGGCTTAGTCCTTTGTGTTGGCCATAGGACCAGTACATGAAGGGGAAAAGGAGGATCCGGCAGAACAGGAAGGTGGTCAGCGTGAGGACTCCATTGACCTTGTAAAGAAGGGTATGCTGCTGCTTTAGCtgtaagaaaaggaaggagaatgcAAGGTCACCAGTGGACGGGTTATCAGGGCATGGAGGCCAGCCTTACGACAGTCACACAGGATCTTGGACAAGTCAAGGCCTACGGTGCTGAATTGCTTGGCACCTGGGCACACACACGAGCAGATACACAAGCCCATGCATGTGCttgcggaggccagaagatgcTGGGTGCCTTCCTCCCGCTCTCTAGAGAGTGCCTAGGCGTTACTTGCTTCTGGCCCAGTGTTATGGCTCCTGCCTTGAGTGGGTGCTCATGTAGCAAGCTGTCTTGcccactgagctatttcctcaGCCACCATATCTAACCTCATAATTTTACCAAGACTGATGCTCGATTTGGCCTAAGCCACCCTCTCTAACAGGTGTATAAGAATGATTAAATTGTGGCCAGGAAACTGCAACaattgatgtgtttgtgtgtacctgtgtgtgtgtgtgtgtgtgtgtgtgtgtgtgtgtgtgtgtgtaacttggGTCAGATCAAAAGTCTCATCCACCTGGTTTGGATGAAGAAGTAATATGTCAAAGGGTGTCCTCTCAGCACCACGATCTCTCCAGACTTCCTTCTCCAAAGGCATAGTATGGTCTGTTCCCTCCTACAGCACCTCCGCTGTTTCCCTCATACACACCTGGATCAGAACTCTGCCCAGTGACACAAAGGGAGTGCTCAGTTCTGCTGTGAAGATGCAGCCAACAAAGAAGTCTCCAAGTTCTCCCCGGAGCTtctgcagagagaagaaaaagaaactgagctGTGGAGGTTAAGCAGCCACTGGAAGGAAAATCTAGGGCTATAGAGAAAAGGTAACGACCCTGAAGGGAGAAAAGTGTTAACAAGCAAGTGGATACCCAGTGAATACCCTTTTGCGTCCCTGGCAATCACTGCTTGTAAAGGGGAGGATGCAAAGTCGAGCGCAGATAGGCTCACTGAGGCTACAGCAGGGTTCATCTGATCTTAGTGACAGCGGGGAGAAATGCTGCAGCCTGCTTCTGTGTGTCGAAGGCACTGGGCCTGCTCAACTTAACAAAGTATGTGCTCCAAGGCACAGTCCTTACCTAAtggttccttgttttcttcctaaaATAGCATCCTAGCTGATGGAACACCTGCTCAATAACACTGGGATAAGAAAACTTGGGacaaaagagatggctcagccaggaaAGGCAATGGCccataagcctgatgacctaaattTGACCCACCTACACCACCTCAaggacccatgtggtggaaggagagaactgactcttacaAGTTGTCTCTTGACCGCCGCACTTGTCctcatacatatgcatacacacaacataaaaagaaaatagaatgctGGCAGTACACTCAGACACAGGAAGCTTGCTATGtatttgagaacagcctggtctacacagtgagatcctgtcttagaaAAGAAatagtgctggagaggtggctcagtggtttagagcactttcTACTCTTCCAGGGAACCagagtctgattcccagcacccacatcaggcagttcagaactgcctggatctcTAGCTCTAAGAGATCTGATGccacttctgacttccacagataCTTACACatccacataaaaaaaataataatctcaaGATAatctgggtagtggtggcacacagctttaatcccagcactcaggaggcagaggcaaggtggattttctgagtctgaagccagcctggtctacagagtgagtttcaggacagccagggctacacagagaaaccctgtctcaaaaaaacaaaaaaagaaaagaaaaataatgttgaaGCTCACTGGTGATACAGGTCTATTAATTCCAACTGAGAATTATTGCTGGAGTaattgggaagctgagacaggaggactacaagttcaaggccaacctgagcaacTTCGTGAGACTActtcaagaagaaaaaagacCTGGGGATACAGGTGAGTGGTGTGCTGCTTTCCCAGCATAGGTGAGGTGCTAGTTAATTCctggtactaaaaaaaaaataaaaaataggacTGGAAACAAAGCTCAGCAGTTAGGATCACTGAtgtctcttccagaggacctaaattcaattctcggcacccatatggtggctcaaaccatcagtaactccagttccaagtgatccaatatttctggcctctgcagctcCAGACAAGCGAgtagcacacagacatacatgcaggccaaacatccatacacataaaacaaaaacagccattttaaaaattagcagtGTTGGCTAGAAGTCACAGACATTTCGGGTGGCATGGTTTCCCCTGCTAGCTGCCTGGGAGACTCAGTGAAGCACTTAGCAGAAGGAGGGCACAtgtagaacaaaagaaagagtgCTCTCCAGCTCCTAAGAGGTAGCCCCAGTGCAATGGCAGAGTGGCCAACTGAGGCTGCTGTCCCAAGAGGCCGTACCTGGGAAATAGGGACAAGGACAAACAGAATGACCGCATGGTGTGTGACCATGAGGCGGTTTTCAATCAGGAAGTTTCGGAAAATGGTGGCACGGCTGAGTTTCTGGCCTCTAGTTCGGCACCATTCACAGAGGTACATGGCATAGCAGTCATAGATCATGTATGGAATCAAAAACCAGACATATTCTCTGGCGAGCCAGTGCCTAGAAGAAAGCAGAGGGGCAGACCCTTAACCACGAGGTCAATGTTGAAGCCAAAAGCCAA
Proteins encoded in this region:
- the Gemin4 gene encoding gem-associated protein 4 isoform X2; this translates as MTILHGGFLMAEQLFHPKALVQLTKSDWEHVGRPIVEALKEISSATAHSQPFAWKKKALIIIWAKVLQPCPVSPSDTDTRWQEDVFFSVGNMIPNINRTVLFELLKSLEASGLFIQLLMALPTTICRSELQSFLEHMTVDTSSKDVAFFLDVWWEMMKHKGDEQDPLLSQFRTMAHKYLPSSDEFSHPPKRFKSDPDVGPTMPLLAMLLNGLKQIQKRILCLGMKCCALANLADMLSVFALMEDDPQEVSATVYLDKLATVISVWNSDTQNPYHKQALADKVKEAERDVSLTSLAKLPSETVFMGFELMHNLLQEWGAELQSMLNSSQGTNYDTYRLCDSLTSFSQNLKLYLDTASMSKEERQVVSELAECVRDFLRKTSRVLSDKGLEDITAAIAMAIIERKMDRHMEMCYIFASEKKWAFSDEWVACLVNNRSLFREPDLVLSLLETIMEVINSNRVIPHSQIKQVICLTLECYAELSLPDKNKVLSGILQCWGPKGLSDTLSVYLEGFQEDLNTAFNQLAQSTSEQGLAKAVASVARLVILNPEVVVKKMCSTAVINLGTHRFLAQILTAFPALKSTEEQGPNPHTSFMVSCLKETVWTKFSTPKEEKQFLELVSCLMNPVKPQGIPVAALLEPDEVLKEFVLPFLMLDMEEVGLSLKLFVQTLETNAGLEEYWLQTCSPFPLLFSLCRLLDSFSKFWQLPREKRYLTLDSKDLVTHILELLCEIVLANTETFSPDTWAKSLSWLHRKLDQLDWTVGLRLKSFFEGHFKCEVPATLFEICKLSEAQWTSRAHEGYGSGTGLLAWMECCSISSSVSEQMLSLLVVDVGNPEEVRLFSKGFLVALVQVMPWCSPQEWHYLQQLTRKLLEKQLLHVPYSLEYIQFVPLLNLKPFAQELQLSVLSLRSFQFLCSQSCCNWLPIDGWSHVVKLICSSLTSVLDAVRLIQSVGPWAKGQEGDLTQETLFVYTQMFCHVLHIMAMLPQEVCEPLYVLALEILTCYETLSKTNPSVSSLLQKVDEQRFLKSIAKNISSEDRRQTLLQKISNF
- the Gemin4 gene encoding gem-associated protein 4 isoform X1, yielding MDLGPLNICEEMTILHGGFLMAEQLFHPKALVQLTKSDWEHVGRPIVEALKEISSATAHSQPFAWKKKALIIIWAKVLQPCPVSPSDTDTRWQEDVFFSVGNMIPNINRTVLFELLKSLEASGLFIQLLMALPTTICRSELQSFLEHMTVDTSSKDVAFFLDVWWEMMKHKGDEQDPLLSQFRTMAHKYLPSSDEFSHPPKRFKSDPDVGPTMPLLAMLLNGLKQIQKRILCLGMKCCALANLADMLSVFALMEDDPQEVSATVYLDKLATVISVWNSDTQNPYHKQALADKVKEAERDVSLTSLAKLPSETVFMGFELMHNLLQEWGAELQSMLNSSQGTNYDTYRLCDSLTSFSQNLKLYLDTASMSKEERQVVSELAECVRDFLRKTSRVLSDKGLEDITAAIAMAIIERKMDRHMEMCYIFASEKKWAFSDEWVACLVNNRSLFREPDLVLSLLETIMEVINSNRVIPHSQIKQVICLTLECYAELSLPDKNKVLSGILQCWGPKGLSDTLSVYLEGFQEDLNTAFNQLAQSTSEQGLAKAVASVARLVILNPEVVVKKMCSTAVINLGTHRFLAQILTAFPALKSTEEQGPNPHTSFMVSCLKETVWTKFSTPKEEKQFLELVSCLMNPVKPQGIPVAALLEPDEVLKEFVLPFLMLDMEEVGLSLKLFVQTLETNAGLEEYWLQTCSPFPLLFSLCRLLDSFSKFWQLPREKRYLTLDSKDLVTHILELLCEIVLANTETFSPDTWAKSLSWLHRKLDQLDWTVGLRLKSFFEGHFKCEVPATLFEICKLSEAQWTSRAHEGYGSGTGLLAWMECCSISSSVSEQMLSLLVVDVGNPEEVRLFSKGFLVALVQVMPWCSPQEWHYLQQLTRKLLEKQLLHVPYSLEYIQFVPLLNLKPFAQELQLSVLSLRSFQFLCSQSCCNWLPIDGWSHVVKLICSSLTSVLDAVRLIQSVGPWAKGQEGDLTQETLFVYTQMFCHVLHIMAMLPQEVCEPLYVLALEILTCYETLSKTNPSVSSLLQKVDEQRFLKSIAKNISSEDRRQTLLQKISNF
- the Tlcd3a gene encoding TLC domain-containing protein 3A isoform X1, which produces MLLTLASGALFFPGLFALSTWALRRSRPGWTEDDRLTVGTRLVSSVQAVLATGAGLTIIISCRNVVSDRHWLAREYVWFLIPYMIYDCYAMYLCEWCRTRGQKLSRATIFRNFLIENRLMVTHHAVILFVLVPISQKLRGELGDFFVGCIFTAELSTPFVSLGRVLIQLKQQHTLLYKVNGVLTLTTFLFCRILLFPFMYWSYGQHKGLSLLRVPFNIPLHCNMANAILISPQLYWFSLLCKKAARLFDTAKVRKDG